A stretch of DNA from Microlunatus capsulatus:
CCACGAGCGCCTCCTACGCCCTCGACCTGGGCGCCAGCGGCTTCGCCGCCGTCATCATCGGCGCGGTGGGGGCCGTCGGCGGCGGTGTGCTCCGCGACGTGCTGGTCAACGAGGTCCCGCTGCTGCTGCGTCGTGACCTCTACGCCGTGCCCGCGCTGCTCGGGGCCTTCGTGGTCGTGGTCTGGGACGCCCTCGGCGGACCGGGCGACCTCGGCCTGCTCGTCGGCACGGTCGCCGCGACGGGTCTGCGGCTGCTGGGCATGTGGCGCGACTGGAACTTCCCGGTCGCCCCCGTCGACCCTCTGTGAGCCGGGACCGCGCTCAGGCCGCCTGCGCCCGCAGCCGGGCGAGCACGCCCAGCGCCGCCGTCCGGCCGGCCCGGTTGGCCCCGATCGTGCTGGCCGAGGGCCCGTAGCCCACCAGCTGGACCCGGGGGTCGCGGACCGCCGTCGTGCCGTCCAGCTGGATGCCGCCCGCGGCGGAGCGGAGGTGCAGCGGGGCCAGGTGGGCGACGTCGGGCCGGAACCCGGTGGCCCAGAGGACGGCGTCCGCCCGCTGCTCCCGGCCGTCGGCCCACGCGATCCCGGTGGCGGTGAGCCGGGCCGGTGCCGGCTGCCGGTCGTAGACGCCGCGCTCCCAGGCGTCCTGCTCCTGCGCGCGGAGCGCCAGGCCGGTGACGCTGACCACGCTGGCCGGGGGGAGGCCGCGGCGGACCCGGTCCTCGACCAGGGCGACGGCGGCCCGGCCGGCCTCGGGGGTGAAATCGGCGGTGCGCCAGACCGGCGGACGCCGGGTCACCCAGGTGGTGCCCGCCACGCGGCTGACCTCGGCGAGCAGCTGCACGGCGGAGGCGCCCCCGCCGACCACGACGACGTGCCCGCCCGCGAAGGCGTCGGGACCGCGGTAGTCGTGGGTGTGCAGCTGCCGGCCCTGGAAGAGCTCGGCACCGGGGTAGCGGGGCACGAAGGGCCGTCGCCACGTGCCGGTGGCGTTGACGAGGGTGCGGGTGAGCCACGTCCGGTCGCCGGCGACGACGCGCAGCAGCTCGCCGGCCGGCTCGACGCGCTCGACGGCCACCGGGCGCAGCACGCCCAGGCCGTGGCGGCGCTCGTAGTCGGCGAAGTAGGCGGGCACCACGAGGTTCGCGGGCCGGTCGTCGGAGAACGGCGGGACCGCCAGGTCCGGCAGCGCCGCGACGCCGTGCACGTCGGCCATGGTCAGGGTGTCCCAGCGGTGCTGCCAGGCGCCGCCCGGGGCGTCGTCGGCGTCGAGGACCACGACGTCCGCGCCAGGGCGCAGCCCCAGCCGGACCAGGTGGTGGGCGGTCGAGAGCCCGGCCTGGCCGGCGCCGACCACGACCGTCGCGAGCACGTCCACGGGAGCCTCAACGCCGTCGCGGCCGGGATCCTTCCGCCCCGCCGACGTCGCGCTCCCCGAGCTCGCGTCCTCCGCTCCCGAGCCGTCTCCGCTCCCTGAGCCCGTCGAAGGGCTCAGCCCTGCGGCGGCTCGGGGACGGGCGGGCGTCCGCCCAGACCCTGCACCTCCTGGTGGAGGGCCTCCATCGTGGCGTCCAGCGTGTACGCGGCGGCCGCCGCCTCGGTCAGCTGGTCGAGCAGCCGCTGGGGGACGTCGTCGCGGTACTCGTAGTAGATCTTGTGCTCCAGGCTGGCCCAGAAGTCCATCGCGATCGTCCGCACCTGCAGCTCGACGACGACCGGCCGCGGCCCGTCGGACAGGAAGACCGGGACCTCCAGGATCGCGTGCAGGCTCTTGTACCCGTTGGGTTTCGGCTCGGCGATGTAGTCCTTGACCTGCAGCACGGTGATGTCGCTCTGCTGCGCCAGCATGTCGAAGATCAGGTAGGTGTCGGAGATGAAGCTGCACACGACGCGCACGCCCGCGATGTCGGTGATCGACTCCCGGATGCTGGCCGCCGTCGGGGCGCAGCCCTTCCGGCTGATCTTGTCCACCAGCCGCTCCGGCGTCTTGAGGCGCGAGGTGACGTGCTCGATGGGGTTGTAGGCGTGGGTCTGCACGAACTCCTCGCGCAGGATCGCGATCTTGGTCATCACCGCGTCCATGCCGAACTTGTACTGCATCATGAACGGCGCGAAGCGGTCCCGGGCCGCCTGCATCGCGGCCAGCGTCACCGCGTCGGGGAGCTCCTCGAGCAGGGCGGGGTCGTCGGTCCTCGGCAGGACGGGCGCGGTGTCGGCGCTGGGCTGCAGGTCGTCCACGGTGGTGCGTCTCCTCGGGATGCCGGCTGCCCATCATCGCAGGTGCGGCCGCCGGCCCGCGGTCACGGAGCGGGCGTTCTCCAGGTCACGACCAGCGCGTCGCGCTGGCCGAACCGCTCGAGGTGGGACCCGACGACGTGCTGCACGCGGGTGAGCGACTCGGCCGAGGCAGCCTCGGCCCGCAGCTCCAGCACCGCCTCGCCGACGACCAGCAGGCAGCCGCCGTCGCCGACGAGGATGCGGCGTCCCTCGGGCTCGTCCCGCACCTCGGCCTTGCGGCCGAGGTGCGAGGCGAGCTGCTCGGCGTAGCGCTCCGCGGCGTCCGTGGCGACGTCGGCGCGGGACGTCCAGGTCTCAGCCACGGTCAGCCTCCGCCTCGCCGGCCAGGATGAGGTAGAGCTGCCGGCGGGCCTCGGCGAGCACCGCGGTCGCGGCCTCCACCTGGGCCGGCGTGCCCGACACCGCGACCTGGCGGGCGGCACCGTGCAGCTCGTGCAGGGGACCGCGCAGGTCGGGGCCGGGGGCGGCCCCCGCCACCTGGCCGAACGGGTCGCCCCAGCCGGCGCGCTGCTCCTCGACGTGGGCGCGGCCCTCGGCGGTCAGCGTGACGAGCTTGCGCCCGCCGTCGACCTCGGTGGTGACCAGGCCCTCGTCCTCGAGCTGGGCGATCGTGGGGTAGACCGCGCCGGGGCTCGGGCGCCAGGCGCCGTCGGTCCGGTCGGCCATGGCCTGCATGAGCTGGTAGCCGTGCATGGGGCTCTCGCTCAGCAGCAGCAGGGTGGCGATGCGGACGTCGCCACGCCCCGCCCGACCCCGACCGCCACCGCGGCGCCCGCCGCGCGGACCACCGCCGTCGGGCCCGGGACCTCCGCGGCCGTGCCGGCCGCGCTCCTCGTCGGGGCCACCGCGGAGGCCCCGTCCGCCGTGCCCGCGGCGCCCCTGCGGGCCGGGACCGGTGTGTCCGTCGTGGGGACGGAACTCGTCTGCGTAGAACATCTGTTCTCCTTCAGTAGGTTGGGAAGAGCGTATCACGATATATCGCGATACGCACTAGCGAAGGGGGCGGTTTGACGGTCGACAGGGCCTGGACGTGCGTCGAGGCACCGGTCCGAGCGATCGGCTCCTCCCGGGAGGGGGAGTCGCGGACGGCGGAAGGTGCCTCGGGGTGGTGCTGCCGCTCAGGCGGCGAGCGGTGGGCGTCAGGCGGCGGGGCGGAGGTGCTCGTCCCGCACGGGGCTGTCCTCGACGGAGCCCTCGACGGGGTCGCCGTCCACGACGTAGCCGTCCACGACGTAGCCCTCGACCACCTCGGCGTGGTCGCCGGTGGTCAGCTGCGGGGCGTCCTGGGGGGCGCCGTGCTCGACCTCGCTCGGCGTCGTCCGCTCGTCGGCCTGGTTGGCCAGCACGACGGCGACGTAGGGCAGGAACACGGCGAAGGCCAGCAGCGTCCAGCGCAGCCAGCCGTCGACGAAGACCATGGAGAGGAAGCAGGCCATCCGGAACGCCATCGCGAGGCTGTAGCGCTTGACCCGGCGGTCCAGCTCGACGCTGGAGGCGCCGCGGGCGTCGGTGATGACCGCCGGTGCGGGAGCCGGGTGGTGGGGGAGGTGCGGACGGTCGCCCTTCGCTGCGCTGACCTGTGGGGACATGGTCCCAACCTAGGTCCGGTCGCGCGCGATCGGAGCGCGCGGACGGGTCAGAAGGATCACGCATCCGGCGGGGGCTCGGGGCCGGAAGGGGCCGGGCGCGACCGGCCTCCGGGACAGTTCCTCGCCCGCCGACCGCTGACCGCGCTCGTGGCGGGTAAGAAGAGGTCGTGCACCTGATGCGGGTCCGGATGGCCAAGGGGGCGACGACCCTCGGCAGCGTCGCCACGCGCCTGGGCGAGGCGGGGGTGGACATCGCCCGGCTGCAGACCCGGCGCAAGGACGAGCACCACGTCGTGCTCGACCTGCTCCTCGACGTGCCGGCCGGCCAGCCGCTGGAGGTCGTCCTGCACCGCTGCCAGGAGGTCGAGGGGGTCGACGTCGAGCAGCTCGTCCGCTACCCGGCGGGCGCCGACCTGCACCAGGACCTCGAGCTCGTGCAGCGGCTGGACCGCTGCGACCCGGCCGTCGCCCCGCAGGTGCTGGCGACGGCCGCGCCGCTGCTGTGCGGCGGGACCTGGGCGGCGCTGGTCGCGCTGCCCGACCGGGTGCTCTTCCAGACCTCGCGCGCGCCCGCGCTGCGGGCCTCCGACCTGGCCCCGCTCGCGGACGTGACGGGCACCTGCGCCGTCGAGGTCCTCGACGGCTGCCCGGCCGGCAGCGGTCCCACCCAGCTCGCCGTGGTGGCCCTGCCTCCCGCCGGTGAGGCGCTGCTGGTCGCCCGGACGGGCCGCGAGCCGTTCAGCCCGGCCGAGCTGACGCGCCTCCGCCACCTCGCCGAGGTGGCCGCGGGCACGGCCACGACGTCGCTGCCGGCCGTGCCCGCAGCCGGCGCCACCGGCTGAGGTCGTGCCGACCCGCGGGCTCAGCCGCGCCGGGCGAGCCACCCGGTCCGCCGGCCGCCGACCTGGAGGTCGCCGCGTCGGAGCAGGGAGTGCGGCGACGCGTCGTCCAGCAGCAGGTCCAGCACGGCCAGGTCGTCGGCGTCGAGGTCGTCGGGCACCCGGGGGCGGACCCGGCTCAGGTAGGCGCGCGCGTACCGCCCCGTCGCCGGGTCGGGCCGGGGCGGGGTGAGCTCGAACGTGCGGCGCTCCACCTCGGTGAAGCCGGCGCGGGTCAGGGCGTCGTCCCAGTCGGGGTAGCGGTCGAAGGGGGCGGGCTGCGCGTCGAGGGCGGCGTGCAGCCGGAGCTCGAGGCCGGGACGGCCCACGCCGAGGTCGTCGGGCAGGTAGCGGGTGGGCGTCGCCATCTCGGTGACCGCGAGCACGCCGCCGGGCCGCAGCGCCTCGCGCGCACGGACCATGACCTGCTCGGCCCCGGCCACGTGGTGCAGCGACAGGGCCGCCCAGACGACGTCGAGCTCGCCGAGGTCGGGCCAGCCGGCGTCGAGGTCAGCCGTCAGCGTCCGCACCCGGTCGCCGGCACCGGCCGCGGCCGCGGCGTCCGCCAGCCGGGTGAGCATCCCCGCCGACGCGTCGACGGCCACCACGGAGGCGTCCGGGAACCGGCGCGCGAGGGCGAGGGTGCCGGTGCCGGTGCCCGCCCCGAGGTCGGCGACCCGGCGCACGTCCGGACCGGCGGCGTCGGCGACCCAGCTGACCACCGCGTCGAGGTAGCCGTGCAGGACGACCCCGTCGAGGTCGAGCAGCTCGGCCAGGCCCGCCTCGTCGACCTCGTCGTGCTGGTGCCCGGCCGGTCCGCCCGCGTGGTCACCGTGGTGGTGGTGCTCGTGCCGGTGCGCGGCGTGGTCGTGTCCTGTCGTCATGCACCGAGGCTAGCGGTCCCGTGCGTCAAAGACATAGGATCTTGCTCATGACGCAAGAAGAGGTTCTGGACGCCGTGGTCCGGCAGCGGATCCGCGGGCTGCGGCTGGCCCGCGGCTGGTCGCTCGACGTGCTCGCCGCGCGCTGCTTCCTGAGCCCGTCGACCTTGAGCCGCCTCGAGACCGGGCACCGTCGCATCGCCCTCGACCAGCTGGTGCCGATCGCCCGCGCGCTGGGGACCACCCTCGACCAGCTCGTCGAGGCCGTCGACGACGAGGACGTCGTGATCCGGCCCCGCCGCGACGAGGGGCGGGGGACGACCACCTGGACGCTCACCCGGGCGGACTCGGCGCACGGGCTCACGGTGGCCCGCATCCTGCTGGACCCGGCGGCGTCGGGTGACGACGACGCCCCGCTGGGGGTGCACCCCGGGCGCGACTGGTTCACGGTCCTCGCCGGGACGGCCCGGCTGCGGCTGGGGGAGCGGACCATCCTCGTCGAGGCCGGGCAGGCCGCCGAGTTCTCGACGATGGTGCCGCACGCCGTGCAGGCGCACGGCGGCCCGGCCGAGGTCCTCGTCATCCTCGACGCCGACGGCGGCCGCACCCACCTGCTCCCCGGAGGTGCAACCGAGCTCTGAGATCTTGCGCCCTGCAGCGGGGGTCGCTAACGTACAACCACATGGTTGTAGATCAGCAGGGCGGGGACGCGGACCGCGTGTTCGCCGCCCTGGCGGACGCCACCCGCCGCGACATCGTGCTTCGCGTGCTGCAGCACGCGGAGTCGGTGTCGGCGCTGGCGAGCCGGTACGCCATGAGCTTCGCGGCCGTGCAGAAGCACGTCGCGGTGCTCGAGCGGGCCGGTCTGGTCAGCAAGGAGCGGCGGGGGCGTGAGCAGCTGGTCTCCGGCCGGATCGACGCCGTCCGGGCCGCCGCCCGGTCGCTGCAGCTGTACGAGGAGATCTGGCGCGGTCGCATCGGCCGCATGGAGGACCTCCTCGCCGAACCCCTCCGAGAGGACGCCGCATGGCTGTCATCAGCACCACCCCCGACCCCTCCGCCCGCACCCTGACCCTGGTGGCCGAGCTGGCCGCGCCGCCCGCCCGGGTCTGGCAGCTCTGGTCCGACCCGCGCCAGCTCGAGCGCTGGTGGGGCCCGCCCACCTGGCCCGCCACCTTCGTGGAGCACGACCTG
This window harbors:
- a CDS encoding ArsR/SmtB family transcription factor, with protein sequence MVVDQQGGDADRVFAALADATRRDIVLRVLQHAESVSALASRYAMSFAAVQKHVAVLERAGLVSKERRGREQLVSGRIDAVRAAARSLQLYEEIWRGRIGRMEDLLAEPLREDAAWLSSAPPPTPPPAP
- a CDS encoding XRE family transcriptional regulator, producing the protein MTQEEVLDAVVRQRIRGLRLARGWSLDVLAARCFLSPSTLSRLETGHRRIALDQLVPIARALGTTLDQLVEAVDDEDVVIRPRRDEGRGTTTWTLTRADSAHGLTVARILLDPAASGDDDAPLGVHPGRDWFTVLAGTARLRLGERTILVEAGQAAEFSTMVPHAVQAHGGPAEVLVILDADGGRTHLLPGGATEL
- a CDS encoding class I SAM-dependent methyltransferase, which produces MTTGHDHAAHRHEHHHHGDHAGGPAGHQHDEVDEAGLAELLDLDGVVLHGYLDAVVSWVADAAGPDVRRVADLGAGTGTGTLALARRFPDASVVAVDASAGMLTRLADAAAAAGAGDRVRTLTADLDAGWPDLGELDVVWAALSLHHVAGAEQVMVRAREALRPGGVLAVTEMATPTRYLPDDLGVGRPGLELRLHAALDAQPAPFDRYPDWDDALTRAGFTEVERRTFELTPPRPDPATGRYARAYLSRVRPRVPDDLDADDLAVLDLLLDDASPHSLLRRGDLQVGGRRTGWLARRG
- a CDS encoding trimeric intracellular cation channel family protein, producing the protein MFLALLTYLGIVVFAASGALAGVRRRLDLFGVCVVGLTAGLGGGVTRDLLLGVTPPVSVERWTNGTVALAASLLVFWVHPHLGRLRPVIGVYDAVGLGLFATTSASYALDLGASGFAAVIIGAVGAVGGGVLRDVLVNEVPLLLRRDLYAVPALLGAFVVVVWDALGGPGDLGLLVGTVAATGLRLLGMWRDWNFPVAPVDPL
- a CDS encoding GTP pyrophosphokinase, coding for MDDLQPSADTAPVLPRTDDPALLEELPDAVTLAAMQAARDRFAPFMMQYKFGMDAVMTKIAILREEFVQTHAYNPIEHVTSRLKTPERLVDKISRKGCAPTAASIRESITDIAGVRVVCSFISDTYLIFDMLAQQSDITVLQVKDYIAEPKPNGYKSLHAILEVPVFLSDGPRPVVVELQVRTIAMDFWASLEHKIYYEYRDDVPQRLLDQLTEAAAAAYTLDATMEALHQEVQGLGGRPPVPEPPQG
- a CDS encoding DUF2218 domain-containing protein codes for the protein MAETWTSRADVATDAAERYAEQLASHLGRKAEVRDEPEGRRILVGDGGCLLVVGEAVLELRAEAASAESLTRVQHVVGSHLERFGQRDALVVTWRTPAP
- a CDS encoding PadR family transcriptional regulator, which codes for MFYADEFRPHDGHTGPGPQGRRGHGGRGLRGGPDEERGRHGRGGPGPDGGGPRGGRRGGGRGRAGRGDVRIATLLLLSESPMHGYQLMQAMADRTDGAWRPSPGAVYPTIAQLEDEGLVTTEVDGGRKLVTLTAEGRAHVEEQRAGWGDPFGQVAGAAPGPDLRGPLHELHGAARQVAVSGTPAQVEAATAVLAEARRQLYLILAGEAEADRG
- a CDS encoding FAD-dependent oxidoreductase — its product is MDVLATVVVGAGQAGLSTAHHLVRLGLRPGADVVVLDADDAPGGAWQHRWDTLTMADVHGVAALPDLAVPPFSDDRPANLVVPAYFADYERRHGLGVLRPVAVERVEPAGELLRVVAGDRTWLTRTLVNATGTWRRPFVPRYPGAELFQGRQLHTHDYRGPDAFAGGHVVVVGGGASAVQLLAEVSRVAGTTWVTRRPPVWRTADFTPEAGRAAVALVEDRVRRGLPPASVVSVTGLALRAQEQDAWERGVYDRQPAPARLTATGIAWADGREQRADAVLWATGFRPDVAHLAPLHLRSAAGGIQLDGTTAVRDPRVQLVGYGPSASTIGANRAGRTAALGVLARLRAQAA
- a CDS encoding DUF3099 domain-containing protein; translated protein: MSPQVSAAKGDRPHLPHHPAPAPAVITDARGASSVELDRRVKRYSLAMAFRMACFLSMVFVDGWLRWTLLAFAVFLPYVAVVLANQADERTTPSEVEHGAPQDAPQLTTGDHAEVVEGYVVDGYVVDGDPVEGSVEDSPVRDEHLRPAA